From the Edaphobacter bradus genome, the window GAAATCGACAAGCGTTCTGCAGACCCAGGTCAGAGATGGACTTTGGTGGGGTCCATGGAGGGTTTGGGGTAGGTGAGTTTGAGGGACTTCATGGCATCGACGATGATCTGCGAGACAGCGATGTTGCGGTACCACTTGTGGTCCGACGGGATGACGAACCAGGGGGCGTGCTTTTTGCTGGTGGCGGCGATGGCGTCGTTGTAGGCCTGCTCGTAACGGGGCCAAAAGCGGCGCTCGATGAAGTCGGACTCGGAGAGCTTCCAGTGCTTGTCGGAGTCGGCGATGCGGGACTTGAGGCGGGCGGTCTGCTCGGCGCGGGAGATGTGGAGGAAGAACTTGAGGATGACGATGTCGTTGTCGTAGAGCGCTTGCTCGAAGCGGTTGATGTCGTCGAGGCGTTTGTCGATGGTCTTTTGCGGGAGAAGCTTGTGGACGCGGGAGACAAGGACGTCCTCGTAGTGGGAGCGGTTGAAGATCTGGATCATGCCACGCGGCGGCAGCTGGGAGTGGACGCGCCAGAGGAAGTCATGGCGCGACTCGATAGGCGTGGGAGCCTTGAAGGCAGAGACGTCGCAGCCCTGGGGATTGACTCCGGAGAAGATGTGGCTGATGGTACCGTCCTTGCCTGCGGTATCCATACCCTGGAGGACGATAAGGATGGCCTTCCGCTGGCCTGCGTAGAGGACTTCCTGGAGGTCTGCAAGCTGTTTGCGATGGCTGTCGAGGACGGGAGCCGCGGCCTCCGGGGACTGGAAGGCGCCGGTGGAGGACGTGGCAATGCGCGAGAGTCTGACCTGAGTTCCGGGCTTGATGAGGTGCGGAGACTTCAGCTTCATGTGCGGCCTCGTGAACGACGCAGAACAGCCCCTCGCACG encodes:
- a CDS encoding polyphosphate kinase 2 family protein, encoding MKLKSPHLIKPGTQVRLSRIATSSTGAFQSPEAAAPVLDSHRKQLADLQEVLYAGQRKAILIVLQGMDTAGKDGTISHIFSGVNPQGCDVSAFKAPTPIESRHDFLWRVHSQLPPRGMIQIFNRSHYEDVLVSRVHKLLPQKTIDKRLDDINRFEQALYDNDIVILKFFLHISRAEQTARLKSRIADSDKHWKLSESDFIERRFWPRYEQAYNDAIAATSKKHAPWFVIPSDHKWYRNIAVSQIIVDAMKSLKLTYPKPSMDPTKVHL